The Nitrosomonas communis genome has a segment encoding these proteins:
- the miaB gene encoding tRNA (N6-isopentenyl adenosine(37)-C2)-methylthiotransferase MiaB, whose amino-acid sequence MSNKLYIKTFGCQMNEYDSDKMADVLHVARGMELTDNPDAADVILFNTCSVREKAQEKVFHDLGRVRHLKKNKPNLLIGVGGCVASQEGAEIVKRAPFVDLVFGPQTLHRLPELIKEREATGRPQVDISFPEIEKFDHLPPARTEGVTAFVSIMEGCSKYCSFCVVPYTRGEEVSRPLNDVLVEVAGLVVQGIKEITLLGQNVNAYRGEMDEGEIADFALLLEYIHEIPGIERIRYTTSHPREFTTRLIEVYAKLPKVVSHLHLPVQSGADRVLAAMKRGYTALEYKSIIRKIRAVRPDISISSDFIIGFPSETDADFEATMKLVEDVNFDESFSFIYSPRPGTPAADLPDDTFHETKLARLYRLQEKIAQQAQAISQGMVGTSQRILVEGPSKKNPDELCGRTDNNRVVNFAGTPDLVGHFINIRVTAALSHSLRGEIIHESRSIGL is encoded by the coding sequence GTGAGTAATAAACTATATATTAAGACTTTTGGTTGCCAGATGAACGAGTATGACTCGGATAAAATGGCGGATGTACTTCATGTTGCCAGGGGTATGGAGTTGACTGATAATCCCGATGCAGCCGATGTGATTTTGTTCAATACTTGCTCTGTGCGTGAGAAAGCGCAAGAAAAAGTTTTTCATGATCTCGGACGGGTGCGGCACCTGAAAAAAAATAAGCCGAATCTGTTAATTGGTGTGGGAGGCTGTGTCGCTAGTCAGGAAGGGGCAGAAATCGTTAAACGTGCTCCTTTTGTAGATCTCGTGTTTGGGCCACAAACATTGCATCGTTTGCCGGAATTGATCAAGGAACGTGAAGCTACCGGTCGGCCACAAGTGGATATTTCTTTTCCTGAAATTGAAAAGTTTGATCATTTGCCGCCCGCTCGCACAGAAGGAGTGACGGCTTTTGTCTCCATCATGGAAGGCTGCAGCAAGTACTGCAGTTTTTGTGTGGTGCCGTATACGCGTGGTGAAGAAGTATCGCGTCCGCTCAACGATGTGCTGGTTGAAGTGGCCGGTCTGGTGGTACAGGGTATCAAGGAAATTACCTTACTTGGACAGAATGTCAACGCCTATCGTGGCGAAATGGATGAGGGTGAAATCGCTGATTTTGCCCTGTTGCTTGAGTATATCCATGAGATTCCTGGCATAGAACGTATTCGCTATACCACCTCGCATCCTCGGGAATTTACTACTCGTCTGATTGAGGTTTATGCAAAATTGCCGAAAGTAGTCAGCCATTTGCACTTGCCCGTTCAATCGGGTGCAGACAGAGTTCTGGCAGCGATGAAACGTGGCTATACTGCGCTTGAATATAAGTCGATTATCCGCAAAATACGTGCAGTCCGTCCAGATATTTCCATTAGTTCCGATTTTATTATTGGATTTCCGAGTGAAACCGATGCCGATTTTGAAGCGACCATGAAGCTGGTTGAAGACGTAAATTTTGATGAATCATTCAGTTTTATTTATAGCCCACGGCCAGGTACCCCTGCTGCTGATTTGCCTGATGATACCTTCCATGAAACCAAGCTGGCGCGGCTCTATCGTCTCCAGGAAAAAATTGCTCAGCAGGCACAAGCTATTAGTCAGGGAATGGTAGGAACAAGTCAACGTATACTGGTAGAAGGACCTTCCAAAAAGAACCCTGATGAATTGTGTGGTCGAACGGATAATAATCGGGTAGTTAATTTTGCTGGGACACCTGATCTGGTGGGTCATTTTATCAATATCAGGGTTACAGCTGCCTTGTCGCATTCATTACGTGGAGAAATTATCCATGAGTCGCGATCGATTGGCCTATAA